A region from the Thermanaeromonas toyohensis ToBE genome encodes:
- a CDS encoding alpha/beta-type small acid-soluble spore protein, with translation MPRGGRTNRLLIPQARAQMEKFKQEVASELGISNYSGYLGDLPSKVNGSVGGLMVKKMIAAYEQTLTGTAAGGLGGDVELGAAEQVTGRISGPNPAFTTGGQKLNINAQQYNAQSTGMV, from the coding sequence ATGCCTCGTGGAGGTAGGACCAACCGCCTCTTGATCCCACAAGCTCGGGCCCAGATGGAGAAATTCAAGCAGGAAGTGGCCAGTGAGCTGGGGATCTCTAACTACAGCGGTTACCTCGGCGATCTACCCTCCAAGGTAAACGGTTCGGTTGGGGGGTTGATGGTTAAGAAGATGATCGCCGCCTATGAGCAAACGCTTACCGGGACTGCCGCTGGCGGCCTTGGTGGCGATGTTGAGCTGGGCGCTGCTGAGCAGGTAACCGGGCGGATTAGCGGCCCCAACCCCGCTTTTACCACCGGTGGACAGAAATTAAACATCAATGCTCAGCAGTACAACGCCCAGTCTACCGGCATGGTCTAA
- the gpr gene encoding GPR endopeptidase: MDRYQFYRACGVNLDLAVEAHALLRGATKQEIPGVKEDKEHYPQATVTTIHIFSATGAQALGKPPGTYITIEAPGLLTANPPVQEAVAQLLAQKLTALLQHLRVGPTDPVLVVGLGNWQATPDSLGPKVIGEFTVTRHLFQYAPQTLPPGSRPVSALSPGVLGTTGIETAEIIRGVVDRTQPRAIIAIDALAAGDLRRIGTSIQITDTGISPGSGVGKQRTAINRETMGIPVIAVGIPTVVHAAVIIYETLAKTGQGIERSPWVQNPNWAQGLVQEILKPFGGNLTVTPKEIDELIHNLAWVVGAALNQTLHTTLLQTKMAIPLH; encoded by the coding sequence GTGGACCGTTACCAGTTCTATCGCGCTTGTGGCGTAAACCTAGATTTAGCGGTAGAAGCCCACGCTCTCTTACGTGGTGCCACTAAGCAGGAAATCCCAGGGGTCAAAGAAGACAAAGAACATTATCCCCAGGCAACCGTCACAACCATTCATATTTTTAGTGCCACAGGAGCGCAGGCTCTAGGAAAGCCCCCGGGTACATATATTACCATAGAAGCCCCAGGTTTACTTACGGCCAACCCTCCGGTACAGGAAGCTGTGGCTCAACTGCTCGCCCAAAAATTAACCGCTCTTCTTCAGCACCTCCGGGTAGGGCCGACAGATCCGGTATTGGTGGTAGGTCTTGGTAATTGGCAAGCTACGCCAGACTCCTTGGGCCCTAAGGTTATCGGCGAATTTACCGTTACTCGACACCTGTTCCAATATGCACCCCAAACCCTGCCTCCCGGTAGTAGGCCAGTAAGCGCCCTTTCCCCTGGCGTTCTGGGTACCACGGGGATTGAGACAGCAGAAATCATCCGGGGTGTGGTAGACCGTACCCAACCGAGGGCTATTATAGCCATTGATGCCTTGGCAGCTGGGGACCTGCGCCGTATCGGGACTAGTATCCAAATTACAGATACCGGTATCAGTCCAGGTTCAGGAGTAGGTAAACAGCGCACAGCCATAAACCGCGAGACTATGGGTATACCTGTAATCGCGGTGGGCATACCTACGGTGGTCCACGCCGCAGTAATCATATATGAAACACTAGCTAAAACAGGCCAAGGTATCGAGCGCAGCCCTTGGGTACAAAACCCAAACTGGGCTCAAGGGCTGGTCCAGGAAATATTAAAGCCCTTCGGCGGTAATTTAACAGTTACCCCGAAGGAGATCGACGAACTAATCCATAACCTGGCCTGGGTGGTGGGAGCTGCCCTGAATCAAACCTTGCATACCACCTTGCTGCAAACCAAAATGGCTATTCCCTTACATTGA
- a CDS encoding CC/Se motif family (seleno)protein: protein MEIRISPKAEEYIKGKTNAITIRLEMCGSUAGLTVRPAVLAGPPRDPSGYLVHQVDGLQVYIQKGIKATNRGLDIDLIGFGPFKQLVVDGISLH from the coding sequence GTGGAAATAAGAATTTCCCCCAAGGCGGAGGAATACATCAAAGGGAAAACAAATGCTATAACTATTCGCTTGGAAATGTGTGGTAGTTGAGCTGGGCTTACTGTTAGACCTGCCGTGTTAGCAGGACCTCCCCGTGATCCCAGCGGTTACCTAGTACATCAGGTAGATGGATTACAGGTTTATATTCAAAAAGGGATAAAAGCTACCAATCGAGGGCTCGATATAGATCTTATAGGATTTGGCCCCTTTAAACAACTAGTAGTGGATGGGATTTCCCTGCACTAG
- the trxA gene encoding thioredoxin: protein MAGQVINVDQGDFEAEVLTAPIPVVVDFWAAWCGPCRMMAPVLEQVAAEYGGRIKFVKLNVDENQELAAQYGIMSIPTLVIFKDGEEIGRLIGYMPKEKLKQSLDSLL, encoded by the coding sequence ATGGCTGGGCAGGTTATTAATGTAGATCAAGGGGATTTTGAAGCGGAGGTTCTTACAGCTCCTATACCTGTAGTAGTGGATTTCTGGGCCGCTTGGTGTGGTCCATGCCGGATGATGGCTCCTGTCTTAGAGCAGGTGGCTGCTGAATACGGTGGACGTATCAAGTTTGTAAAATTAAATGTAGATGAAAACCAGGAACTCGCGGCCCAGTATGGGATTATGAGTATCCCTACCCTAGTTATCTTTAAGGATGGCGAGGAAATAGGTCGTTTGATAGGGTACATGCCTAAGGAGAAGTTAAAACAGAGCCTGGATTCCCTCCTTTAA
- a CDS encoding ATP-binding protein, with amino-acid sequence MGESTERIAEEEKMQRRQAYIDASRCDGASDCPPRDNCPAGAIFREGDEGPYFVGPECRGCGRCISFCNLKAITLL; translated from the coding sequence ATGGGAGAGAGTACCGAGAGGATTGCGGAGGAAGAGAAGATGCAAAGACGGCAAGCATATATAGATGCTTCCCGGTGTGATGGTGCCTCAGATTGTCCTCCACGGGACAATTGTCCTGCGGGGGCCATTTTCCGGGAAGGGGATGAGGGACCTTATTTTGTAGGTCCTGAATGCCGTGGCTGTGGCCGATGCATCTCTTTCTGTAATCTAAAGGCTATTACTTTGCTTTAG
- a CDS encoding molybdopterin-binding protein, with product MKKIKVEDSIGYVLAHDLTKIVPGEFKGCRFKKGHIIQEEDIPELLNMGKEHIYVLELSPQDVHEDEAALRLARAAVGWENTGLKIGEPSEGRVNVVAEYPGLLKVNLSALKAINQIPDVILATLHNNYPVQGGQVVAGTRVIPLVTKEEYVARAEDICRAAGGILKIAPYRRLRVGVVTTGNEVYKGRIKDAFGPVVKAKIVQYGCQVEEEKIVPDDAVIISQAIREMVDRGLELILITGGMSVDPDDVTPLGIRLTGAEVIAYGAPVLPGAMFMLAYLESVPLMGLPACVMYYRATIFDLVLPRILAGERLTQADIADLAAGGLCLGCQECRYPVCPFGKGGLS from the coding sequence TTGAAAAAGATTAAGGTAGAGGATAGTATAGGGTATGTTTTAGCCCATGATCTAACTAAAATAGTGCCTGGTGAGTTTAAAGGGTGCCGCTTTAAAAAAGGGCATATTATTCAGGAAGAAGATATTCCAGAACTATTGAATATGGGTAAAGAGCATATCTACGTACTGGAACTTAGCCCCCAAGACGTGCACGAAGATGAAGCAGCCTTAAGATTAGCTAGGGCAGCTGTGGGGTGGGAGAATACAGGGCTTAAGATAGGGGAACCTTCTGAAGGCCGGGTCAATGTAGTTGCTGAGTATCCTGGGCTTCTTAAGGTCAATCTCTCAGCCCTTAAGGCGATTAACCAGATTCCCGATGTCATTTTAGCTACCTTGCATAACAATTATCCTGTTCAAGGAGGACAAGTGGTAGCAGGTACCCGGGTTATCCCTTTGGTCACGAAGGAGGAATATGTGGCCAGGGCTGAAGATATTTGTCGGGCAGCAGGGGGGATTTTAAAGATAGCTCCTTATCGACGCCTCCGGGTAGGTGTGGTTACTACGGGAAACGAAGTATATAAGGGCCGGATAAAGGATGCCTTTGGGCCAGTAGTCAAGGCTAAAATTGTCCAATACGGGTGCCAAGTAGAAGAGGAGAAAATAGTACCGGATGATGCTGTAATTATAAGCCAAGCTATTAGAGAGATGGTGGACCGGGGACTTGAACTCATACTCATTACTGGTGGGATGTCAGTAGACCCTGATGATGTAACCCCGCTAGGTATACGTTTAACAGGGGCTGAAGTAATTGCCTATGGTGCACCTGTATTGCCTGGGGCTATGTTTATGCTGGCCTACCTTGAAAGTGTCCCTTTAATGGGTTTGCCTGCCTGTGTCATGTATTACCGGGCTACTATTTTTGATTTAGTCTTGCCCCGTATTTTAGCTGGAGAACGGCTCACTCAAGCAGACATAGCGGATCTCGCTGCGGGTGGGCTTTGTCTTGGCTGCCAGGAATGCCGCTATCCGGTTTGTCCCTTCGGGAAGGGTGGGTTATCTTAA
- the rsmD gene encoding 16S rRNA (guanine(966)-N(2))-methyltransferase RsmD, translating to MLRIIGGIARGRQLKVPRGSNIRPTSARVREALFNIVQVEGKSFLDVFAGAGGVGLEALSRGARGATFIENHPLALKALRENLILTGFTDRAEVIGQDALRAGQRLLEQGYRFDIIFLDPPYEKGLAEKVVPILGELLSPDGWLILESRSREVPPEIPGAALVDERRYGDSALRFYRKVVEERGEG from the coding sequence ATGTTACGCATTATAGGCGGGATAGCCCGGGGAAGGCAACTTAAAGTACCTCGTGGCTCTAATATCAGGCCTACTTCTGCACGCGTACGAGAAGCCCTTTTTAACATTGTACAAGTAGAGGGAAAAAGCTTTTTGGATGTTTTTGCAGGTGCAGGCGGGGTGGGTCTTGAAGCTTTAAGCCGCGGGGCAAGGGGAGCTACTTTTATTGAAAACCATCCCTTGGCTTTAAAAGCCCTCCGGGAAAATCTAATACTCACAGGTTTTACTGACCGGGCAGAGGTTATTGGTCAAGATGCTTTACGAGCTGGACAGAGGCTGTTGGAACAGGGTTATAGGTTCGATATTATTTTCCTGGATCCACCCTACGAGAAGGGGTTAGCGGAGAAGGTGGTACCTATTTTGGGGGAGCTACTTTCTCCAGATGGGTGGCTAATCTTAGAAAGTAGGAGCCGGGAAGTCCCACCAGAGATCCCAGGCGCGGCTTTAGTAGACGAGCGCCGCTATGGGGATTCTGCATTGCGTTTTTACCGGAAGGTAGTAGAGGAAAGGGGAGAAGGGTGA
- a CDS encoding ATPase, producing MKIIELIDELEKIVEKSPRIPFTERILVEGSLLLDYLDRLRTLLPDELRQAQWIQQERERLLAEAQQQAKELLAEAEQKAQSLVQETELVKQARVEAGEITSRARRLAAEIKTRAVAYADEVLRELENYLSEILSNIKQGRQELEAYRPSSSPSASPDDQGPDPKA from the coding sequence GTGAAGATTATAGAGCTTATAGATGAACTAGAAAAGATAGTGGAGAAGTCGCCCAGGATCCCGTTTACTGAGCGGATTTTAGTTGAGGGGAGTTTGCTGCTCGATTACTTAGACCGGTTACGGACCCTGCTTCCAGATGAGCTGAGACAGGCCCAATGGATACAGCAAGAAAGGGAGCGCCTGCTTGCCGAAGCCCAGCAGCAAGCCAAGGAGCTTCTGGCTGAAGCGGAGCAAAAAGCTCAATCGCTAGTCCAAGAGACGGAGTTGGTAAAACAAGCCAGGGTAGAAGCCGGGGAGATAACAAGCAGGGCACGCCGGTTGGCCGCAGAGATTAAGACCAGGGCTGTAGCTTATGCTGACGAAGTCTTACGGGAGCTAGAAAACTATCTTTCGGAAATTCTATCCAATATAAAGCAGGGACGACAGGAACTAGAGGCTTATCGTCCCAGCTCTTCTCCATCAGCGTCTCCGGATGATCAAGGACCAGACCCCAAGGCTTAA
- the ylbJ gene encoding sporulation integral membrane protein YlbJ, with the protein MALAKTPSSLILNLVTTVLIVILTGSVILHPRQAFEAALTGLQAWWQIVVPALLPFFVLSQLLLGLGIIHFLGVLLEPIMRPLFNIPGAAGLVVIMGYASGAPLSASLTAQLKNQGVLTAAEGERLICFTNNASPLFMLGAVAVGMLQKPEIGPIIAAAHYGANLFLGLIFRFYRRSDAASSKETLAWRFWLRRAWEVFLRGQQQKSPPLGHLLGEAIRHSFQALLTIGGFIIVFSVFIRMIQLWGWTNNLSLILKPLLRLLNLDPQVAPALVAGCLEMTIGTKLASELPLPLTTRLATISFILGWAGLSIHAQVASMISSTNLRLWPFILARFFHAVLASQLVLFFYGPAEPVIKLLERPFSPPPSSWPTLWVYYISFGLWNFFIFTFLAFLSLGVWSLIIRRR; encoded by the coding sequence TTGGCATTGGCTAAAACCCCTTCTTCTCTTATACTAAACCTTGTCACTACTGTACTTATAGTAATACTTACCGGTAGCGTCATCCTTCACCCGCGCCAGGCCTTTGAGGCCGCCCTCACCGGTCTACAAGCCTGGTGGCAGATCGTGGTGCCTGCTCTGCTGCCCTTTTTTGTACTTTCTCAGCTTTTATTGGGATTAGGTATAATACATTTTTTGGGAGTGCTTTTAGAGCCGATCATGAGGCCCCTTTTTAATATCCCTGGTGCAGCAGGTTTAGTAGTGATCATGGGTTACGCTTCAGGGGCCCCCTTGAGCGCCTCTTTGACAGCTCAGCTTAAAAACCAAGGAGTCCTTACAGCAGCAGAGGGAGAACGGTTAATCTGTTTCACAAATAACGCTAGCCCACTTTTCATGCTTGGGGCTGTAGCCGTAGGAATGTTGCAAAAACCCGAGATAGGACCCATTATTGCCGCAGCTCATTATGGAGCTAACTTATTCTTAGGTCTTATATTCCGGTTTTATCGACGCTCTGATGCCGCCTCTTCTAAAGAAACCCTGGCCTGGCGTTTTTGGCTCCGCCGGGCCTGGGAAGTCTTCTTGCGCGGGCAGCAACAAAAGTCCCCGCCTTTAGGACACCTCCTTGGGGAAGCCATCAGGCATTCCTTTCAAGCCCTCCTCACCATAGGCGGCTTTATTATAGTCTTCTCTGTATTTATCCGCATGATCCAGCTTTGGGGGTGGACAAATAACTTAAGCCTTATCCTAAAACCCCTGCTCCGCCTTTTAAACCTAGATCCCCAGGTAGCCCCGGCCCTGGTGGCTGGTTGTTTAGAGATGACCATAGGAACCAAACTAGCCAGTGAATTACCTTTACCGCTTACTACACGCCTAGCCACCATTAGCTTTATCTTGGGATGGGCTGGCCTTTCTATCCATGCCCAGGTAGCCTCCATGATAAGTTCTACGAACTTGCGCCTCTGGCCCTTTATATTGGCCCGCTTTTTCCACGCCGTTTTAGCTTCCCAGCTAGTCCTATTTTTCTATGGCCCAGCAGAACCCGTAATTAAGCTCCTGGAACGGCCTTTCTCACCACCTCCATCCTCCTGGCCAACTCTATGGGTTTACTATATTAGCTTCGGGTTATGGAATTTCTTTATCTTTACTTTCCTGGCTTTCTTAAGCCTTGGGGTCTGGTCCTTGATCATCCGGAGACGCTGA